The Saxibacter everestensis genome has a window encoding:
- a CDS encoding IclR family transcriptional regulator, translating to MTSQGFGTDRATPPGLLQTADRALLVLLGFDRNRHEWGVTEVAAEFGWDKSIAQRVLATLAHRGFLVGDSSTRRYRIGPAAMQLGRIWDRSGSLRVMVEPLLAELSALSRASALLAVPDNFHMRCVAAVDGPTGPLRYYPLVGELYPAHAGATSKAYFAFISDEERVRLFRGRPMARFTDRTVVEADELEEQFQQTRQQDYCFTVGEYDAGVATLAVPLRLHGEIFGSVSLGGAEEVLGEPTSNLSALRDTAEQIERRLTGPLLQKIPAKRRR from the coding sequence ATGACTAGTCAGGGATTCGGAACCGATCGAGCCACGCCGCCAGGCCTGCTGCAGACCGCCGATCGCGCGCTGCTGGTCCTGCTCGGATTCGACCGGAACCGGCACGAGTGGGGTGTCACCGAGGTTGCCGCCGAGTTCGGCTGGGATAAATCGATCGCCCAGCGAGTGCTGGCGACTCTTGCCCACCGGGGCTTCCTGGTCGGCGATAGCAGCACCCGGCGATATCGGATCGGGCCCGCCGCTATGCAGCTTGGCCGGATCTGGGACAGGTCCGGTTCGCTGCGGGTCATGGTCGAGCCATTGCTGGCGGAACTAAGCGCACTGAGCCGCGCGAGCGCTTTGCTCGCCGTCCCGGACAACTTCCATATGCGATGCGTGGCCGCTGTCGACGGGCCGACGGGTCCGCTGCGTTACTACCCGCTCGTTGGCGAACTATATCCGGCGCACGCGGGGGCAACCAGCAAGGCATACTTTGCGTTCATTTCGGATGAGGAACGGGTTCGGCTGTTTCGCGGCCGGCCGATGGCACGGTTCACCGATCGGACTGTAGTCGAAGCCGACGAACTTGAGGAACAGTTCCAGCAGACACGGCAACAGGACTACTGCTTCACCGTGGGTGAATACGACGCCGGCGTGGCTACTCTGGCCGTTCCGCTACGGTTGCACGGCGAGATATTCGGCAGCGTAAGCCTTGGTGGCGCCGAGGAGGTCCTTGGTGAACCGACGTCGAACCTGAGCGCACTTCGGGACACCGCCGAGCAAATAGAACGGCGACTGACCGGCCCACTCCTGCAGAAAATACCGGCCAAACGCCGTCGCTAG
- a CDS encoding VIT1/CCC1 transporter family protein, protein MKPPSPQPSRQQARPADIRRWRQYLADERAEAAVYRDLAGRRTGEERNILLALAEAEGRHEAHWRELLGDQIGKPRKGDIRTRLLGFLARRFGSVFVLALAQRAEARSPYDHDADATEAMAADERIHEEVVRALATRGRNRLSGTFRAAVFGANDGLVSNLALVLGISASGVSNQTVLITGLAGLLAGALSMGAGEFVSVRSQRELLEASTPNPETRTALPHLDVDANELTLIYRARGMSEQDAAVHAAEVLRDNSLAGTRPDTRQGISADDHEAIGTGMKAAVSSFCFFASGAVIPVLPYLFGAQGFTAVIIAAALVGIALLVTGAVVGLLSGAAPLKRALRQLAIGYGAAAATYLLGLAFGTGSI, encoded by the coding sequence GTGAAACCTCCCAGCCCACAACCGTCCCGGCAACAGGCGCGCCCGGCCGACATCCGTCGCTGGCGGCAATACCTCGCCGATGAACGCGCCGAAGCCGCTGTCTACCGAGACCTGGCTGGACGGCGCACCGGCGAGGAGCGAAACATCCTGCTCGCCCTGGCGGAAGCCGAAGGCCGGCATGAGGCGCACTGGCGCGAACTGCTCGGCGACCAGATCGGCAAGCCCCGAAAAGGGGACATCCGGACCCGGTTACTCGGCTTCCTGGCTCGCCGCTTCGGGTCGGTCTTCGTGCTCGCACTCGCACAGCGTGCCGAGGCGCGTTCCCCGTACGATCACGACGCCGATGCCACCGAGGCGATGGCTGCCGACGAACGCATCCACGAAGAGGTGGTGCGCGCTCTGGCAACCCGAGGACGCAACCGGTTATCCGGAACGTTCCGCGCCGCAGTCTTCGGTGCGAACGATGGATTGGTCAGCAACCTCGCACTGGTACTCGGTATCAGCGCAAGCGGTGTCTCCAACCAGACGGTGCTGATCACCGGGCTGGCCGGTCTGCTCGCCGGCGCATTGTCGATGGGCGCCGGCGAATTCGTCTCGGTGCGCTCGCAGCGCGAACTACTTGAGGCATCCACGCCGAACCCGGAGACCCGCACCGCGCTACCACATCTCGATGTCGACGCGAATGAACTGACCCTGATCTACCGGGCCCGTGGAATGTCCGAACAAGACGCCGCAGTGCACGCGGCGGAGGTGCTGCGCGACAACAGCCTGGCCGGAACGCGGCCCGACACACGGCAAGGCATCTCCGCGGACGATCATGAAGCGATCGGCACCGGCATGAAGGCTGCCGTCTCAAGCTTCTGCTTCTTTGCCTCCGGTGCCGTGATACCGGTGCTCCCCTACCTGTTCGGCGCGCAGGGCTTCACCGCCGTCATCATTGCGGCGGCACTCGTCGGGATCGCTTTGCTGGTCACCGGTGCGGTTGTCGGCCTGCTCTCCGGCGCTGCTCCGCTGAAGCGGGCACTACGCCAGTTAGCCATCGGTTACGGAGCCGCCGCCGCAACCTACCTGCTCGGGCTGGCGTTCGGAACGGGCAGCATCTAG
- a CDS encoding purine-cytosine permease family protein: protein MAKIGNDDYSLSRVPRDKRYGFGSMLMQWLAQSGSLSQFVLGATIGLGMTFKDAFLAFTLGAVILELVIFAVGLAGQREGLSMTMLTRFAGFGRNGSALVSLVIAVSLIGWFGVQNGIFGNSMSALVGGQPWVWCTIAGAGLTLLVMYGFKIMMWVARIAVPLFFGLVAWSVGSELFNHSFTELINSPPSGELISIPAAATIIAGGYMTGAIVAPDMTRFNRKGWHVAAQSSCSMILSEYIVGMTGVMLGHIVGTSDVTNIVLSTSGFAGLIIVILATAKINDWNLYGGSLGVVNFSQVVFGKKLHRGVVTVAIGAAGTVLSAIGFLDHFKDFLSILGVAIPPIGGIIVAEYWIVRRQRPALDETRADGVVPGVVPTWIPMSLLIWAAAFAVGMFVDVGIPALNSLLAALILYVVLGKLGLVRSVGTTILERPTAATPEEVRS, encoded by the coding sequence ATGGCAAAAATTGGCAATGACGATTATTCGCTATCCCGGGTACCCAGGGATAAACGCTACGGCTTCGGCTCCATGCTGATGCAGTGGCTGGCGCAGTCCGGTTCGCTCTCGCAGTTCGTATTGGGCGCTACCATCGGGCTGGGGATGACGTTCAAGGACGCTTTCCTCGCCTTTACCCTTGGCGCCGTCATTCTGGAGCTGGTTATCTTCGCCGTGGGCCTGGCCGGTCAACGCGAAGGCCTCAGCATGACAATGCTGACCCGGTTTGCCGGGTTCGGTCGCAATGGTTCCGCGCTTGTCAGCCTGGTGATAGCCGTAAGCCTGATCGGCTGGTTCGGCGTGCAGAACGGTATCTTCGGCAACTCGATGAGCGCCCTGGTCGGCGGCCAGCCGTGGGTCTGGTGCACAATCGCGGGAGCCGGGCTGACCCTGTTGGTGATGTACGGCTTCAAAATCATGATGTGGGTCGCCCGAATAGCCGTCCCACTGTTCTTCGGCCTCGTCGCATGGAGCGTCGGCAGCGAACTGTTCAACCACTCGTTCACCGAACTGATCAATTCTCCGCCGTCCGGAGAACTGATCTCCATTCCGGCGGCGGCGACGATTATCGCCGGCGGCTACATGACCGGTGCGATCGTGGCACCGGACATGACCCGCTTCAACCGCAAGGGCTGGCACGTTGCCGCGCAGAGCTCGTGCTCAATGATCCTCAGCGAGTACATCGTCGGCATGACCGGCGTGATGCTCGGGCACATAGTCGGCACATCCGATGTCACCAACATCGTGCTGAGCACGTCCGGTTTCGCCGGACTGATCATCGTGATCCTGGCGACCGCCAAGATCAACGACTGGAACCTCTACGGCGGTTCGCTCGGCGTGGTGAACTTCAGCCAGGTTGTCTTCGGTAAGAAACTGCATCGCGGTGTTGTCACAGTCGCCATCGGTGCTGCGGGCACGGTGCTTTCGGCGATCGGGTTCCTCGACCACTTCAAGGACTTCCTGTCGATACTCGGCGTCGCGATCCCGCCGATCGGCGGCATCATCGTGGCCGAATACTGGATCGTCCGGCGGCAGCGCCCCGCGCTCGACGAGACTAGGGCAGACGGCGTCGTACCAGGAGTGGTACCGACCTGGATTCCGATGTCGCTGCTTATCTGGGCCGCCGCCTTCGCAGTCGGCATGTTTGTCGACGTCGGCATCCCGGCGCTGAACTCACTGCTCGCGGCGTTGATTCTCTACGTCGTGCTTGGCAAGCTCGGCCTGGTTCGATCGGTAGGAACAACCATCCTGGAGCGCCCAACGGCGGCGACCCCGGAAGAAGTGAGGTCATAA
- a CDS encoding M4 family metallopeptidase, whose product MRNSIVPPYLLTALADAGQDKVAIAARAARRSLLNDEPFRAARFESVPARVTRQAAVTSAPSGPDRRISTADGREELPGRTVRVEGEGFTGDFAVDEAYDGLGATYDLFADAYGRSSIDDRGMPLLATVHYGQEYDNAFWDGSQMVFGDGDGEVFNRFTSSLSVIGHELSHGVTQHSSNLTYQGQSGSLNESVSDVFGALVEQHHRKQSVAEASWLIGEGLFTSAVTGVALRSMSAPGTAYDDDVLGKDPQPAHMDDFIETEEDNGGVHLNSGIPNRAFYIFATALGGYGWGPAGQVWYDTISGDSLPVDADFSRFSAETVSAAVNRFGESAREVTALRSAWQQVGIGEES is encoded by the coding sequence ATGCGTAACTCCATCGTTCCGCCGTACCTTCTGACCGCGCTTGCCGATGCCGGCCAGGACAAAGTCGCAATTGCTGCCCGGGCGGCGCGGAGGTCATTACTCAACGACGAGCCATTCCGGGCCGCACGATTCGAGTCCGTACCTGCACGCGTGACGCGGCAGGCGGCAGTAACGTCGGCTCCGTCCGGACCGGACCGGAGAATTTCAACCGCGGACGGCCGCGAGGAACTGCCAGGACGGACAGTCAGGGTGGAGGGCGAGGGTTTCACTGGGGATTTCGCGGTGGACGAGGCCTATGACGGTCTCGGTGCGACGTATGATCTGTTCGCCGATGCCTACGGCCGGTCATCGATCGACGACCGGGGGATGCCGTTGCTCGCCACGGTTCATTACGGCCAGGAATACGATAATGCTTTCTGGGACGGCAGCCAGATGGTTTTCGGCGACGGGGACGGCGAGGTGTTCAATCGTTTCACCTCTTCCCTCAGCGTAATTGGCCACGAACTCAGCCATGGAGTCACCCAGCACAGCTCGAATCTGACCTACCAGGGTCAGTCCGGATCACTCAACGAGTCGGTATCCGACGTGTTCGGCGCCCTGGTCGAGCAGCACCACCGGAAGCAGAGCGTCGCCGAGGCAAGCTGGCTGATCGGCGAGGGTCTGTTCACCTCTGCGGTCACCGGAGTCGCGCTGCGCTCGATGTCCGCGCCGGGCACGGCGTACGACGACGATGTGCTTGGCAAAGATCCGCAACCCGCGCATATGGACGATTTCATCGAGACCGAGGAGGACAACGGCGGGGTGCACCTGAATTCCGGCATCCCGAACCGCGCCTTCTACATTTTCGCAACCGCTCTTGGCGGCTACGGATGGGGGCCGGCCGGTCAGGTCTGGTACGACACGATCTCCGGCGACTCGCTCCCAGTCGATGCAGATTTTTCCCGCTTTTCCGCCGAAACAGTTTCCGCCGCGGTCAACCGTTTCGGCGAGTCAGCCAGGGAAGTTACGGCTCTGCGTTCGGCCTGGCAACAGGTCGGCATCGGGGAGGAATCATGA
- a CDS encoding GlsB/YeaQ/YmgE family stress response membrane protein has translation MGFFGYIILGLIIGAIAKLILPGRQGGGWLSTLILGVVGALLGGLLGNLLFNVGLEEFWSLQTWLLALVGSLIVLVVWGFIKNRSAPAKTARR, from the coding sequence ATGGGCTTCTTCGGTTACATCATCCTCGGCCTCATTATCGGCGCCATTGCAAAGCTGATTCTGCCGGGCAGGCAGGGCGGCGGGTGGCTCTCCACCCTGATCCTCGGCGTTGTCGGGGCCCTTCTGGGCGGACTGCTCGGCAATCTGCTGTTCAACGTTGGACTGGAAGAGTTCTGGTCACTGCAAACCTGGCTGCTCGCCCTCGTCGGCTCCCTGATAGTCCTCGTGGTCTGGGGCTTTATCAAGAACAGGTCGGCGCCAGCCAAAACCGCTCGACGGTAG
- a CDS encoding protealysin inhibitor emfourin, which yields MKITVTRTGGVTGMTQRWSIEITDDDELDDWRQLVDSCPWDHTPDSPQPDRYLYLIVAAEHEARVPEQDLQGPWRELTERVRERTRKN from the coding sequence ATGAAGATTACCGTGACGCGCACCGGCGGGGTCACCGGGATGACCCAGCGCTGGTCGATTGAGATAACCGACGACGATGAACTCGACGACTGGCGCCAACTGGTTGATTCGTGTCCATGGGACCATACGCCGGATTCGCCTCAACCCGATCGGTATCTCTATCTGATCGTCGCGGCCGAACACGAGGCTCGGGTACCCGAGCAGGACCTGCAGGGCCCGTGGCGCGAGCTGACCGAGCGAGTGCGGGAACGAACCCGCAAGAACTGA
- a CDS encoding M20/M25/M40 family metallo-hydrolase — MSTNVAPEVTSRTIDAEAEVVGLCQDLIRFDTSNPTSTERAAADYVAAKLAEAGIESELIESEPGRASVFARIAGEDPSRGALLLHSHLDVVPADPADWQVDPFAGEIRDGYLWGRGAIDMKDTVAVFLATARELVSSGSRPPRDIVLAFLADEEAGGKLGSQWLVANRPELFEGVTEAIGEGGGFSYPLDDRRRLYPIENAQRGQAWLRLTARGRAGHGSSPNEENAVTALADAISRIGHHKFPIRLIDSVRGLLERVAEIRGVVFDADDIEASLDRLGPDIRELVEVVLRNSANPTMAQAGYQINVIPGVATAGVDGRFLPGQEEAFLAELDSLLQESVTREFIHRDIAMETSYQVPLVEAMASALIAEDPDGIPTPYCNPGGTDAKALSKLGINCYGFKGLRMPHDLDYARLFHGVDERVPLDGLTFGVRVMRRLLAAC; from the coding sequence ATGTCGACGAACGTCGCACCCGAGGTAACGAGCAGGACGATCGATGCGGAGGCTGAGGTGGTTGGCCTCTGCCAGGATCTGATCCGATTCGACACGTCGAATCCCACCAGTACCGAGCGCGCGGCAGCGGATTACGTCGCGGCGAAGCTCGCCGAGGCCGGCATCGAATCAGAACTGATCGAGTCCGAGCCCGGGCGGGCCAGTGTGTTTGCGCGGATTGCAGGCGAGGACCCCTCTCGGGGGGCCTTGTTGCTGCATAGCCACCTCGACGTAGTTCCGGCCGACCCCGCCGACTGGCAGGTTGATCCGTTTGCCGGCGAGATTCGTGACGGCTACCTCTGGGGCCGCGGCGCGATCGACATGAAAGACACCGTCGCAGTGTTCCTCGCAACGGCGCGGGAGTTGGTTTCCAGTGGCTCCCGGCCACCGCGGGACATAGTGCTGGCGTTCCTCGCCGACGAGGAGGCGGGCGGCAAACTTGGCAGCCAATGGCTGGTGGCGAACCGTCCGGAGCTGTTCGAGGGCGTGACCGAGGCGATCGGCGAGGGCGGCGGCTTCTCCTATCCGCTGGATGATCGGCGTCGGCTGTATCCGATCGAGAACGCACAGCGCGGCCAGGCGTGGCTAAGGCTCACTGCCCGGGGCCGGGCCGGTCACGGTTCCTCGCCGAATGAAGAGAACGCGGTCACCGCCCTAGCGGATGCGATTAGCCGAATAGGACATCATAAATTCCCGATACGGCTGATCGATTCGGTGCGCGGGTTGTTGGAGCGCGTCGCGGAGATCCGGGGAGTCGTCTTCGACGCTGACGATATCGAAGCGAGTCTCGACCGGTTGGGCCCGGATATCCGCGAGTTGGTTGAAGTAGTTCTGCGGAACTCGGCGAACCCGACAATGGCTCAGGCTGGCTATCAGATCAACGTCATACCTGGGGTGGCGACGGCTGGCGTCGATGGCCGGTTTCTGCCGGGCCAGGAGGAGGCCTTCCTCGCTGAGCTGGACTCGCTGCTGCAGGAGTCGGTGACCCGAGAGTTCATCCACCGCGACATCGCGATGGAGACCTCATACCAGGTGCCGCTCGTCGAAGCCATGGCCTCCGCCTTGATCGCCGAAGACCCGGATGGCATTCCGACCCCGTACTGCAACCCCGGCGGGACCGATGCCAAAGCGTTGAGCAAGCTGGGCATCAACTGTTATGGCTTCAAGGGTTTGCGGATGCCGCATGATCTTGACTACGCCCGGCTGTTCCACGGCGTCGATGAGCGGGTGCCACTCGATGGACTGACGTTCGGTGTGCGGGTGATGCGGCGGTTGCTGGCGGCGTGCTAG
- a CDS encoding DUF1177 domain-containing protein encodes MLNHVIAISDLLDNPSVDGHAVADHLAGLAGGTGIKPEVSTVTGDRGSTDFVKVVVPGTSGKTAGGAAPTLGVIGRLGGIGARPEIVGLVSDADGAVSALSVAAKLLVMAARGDRLAGDVIVATHVCPDAPTLPHEPVPFMDSPVDIATMNAYEVGDDMDAVLSIDTTKGNRVVNHRGIALSPTVKEGYILRVSEDLLSVLATVTGELPVTYPITIQDITPYGNGAHHLNSILQPATATTAPVVGLAITAASAVAGCATGASHEADIAAAARFGLETAKAFGDGTLHFHDQTEFRHLVSLYGSLAHFQTLGMQRSGKE; translated from the coding sequence ATGCTCAATCACGTCATCGCAATTTCAGATCTGCTCGACAACCCGTCCGTCGACGGTCACGCAGTAGCCGATCACCTCGCCGGCCTGGCCGGCGGAACCGGAATCAAGCCCGAAGTTTCAACTGTTACCGGAGATCGGGGCAGCACGGATTTCGTCAAGGTCGTTGTGCCGGGAACATCCGGCAAGACGGCGGGCGGCGCCGCGCCGACGCTCGGGGTGATCGGGCGGCTCGGTGGCATTGGCGCCAGGCCGGAGATCGTCGGACTGGTTTCCGATGCCGACGGCGCAGTTTCGGCCCTATCGGTTGCCGCAAAGCTGCTGGTGATGGCGGCCAGAGGCGACCGGCTGGCCGGTGATGTGATTGTGGCGACGCACGTGTGTCCCGACGCACCGACGTTGCCGCATGAACCTGTGCCGTTCATGGATTCCCCCGTGGACATCGCCACTATGAATGCCTATGAAGTCGGTGATGACATGGATGCGGTGTTGTCCATCGACACCACCAAGGGCAACCGGGTGGTCAATCACCGCGGAATAGCGTTGTCTCCGACGGTGAAAGAAGGCTACATTCTGCGGGTCAGCGAAGACTTGCTCAGCGTGTTGGCGACCGTGACTGGCGAATTGCCGGTTACCTACCCGATTACGATTCAGGACATCACGCCGTACGGCAACGGAGCACACCACCTGAACTCAATCCTTCAGCCGGCGACGGCCACGACCGCTCCGGTGGTCGGCCTGGCCATTACCGCGGCGAGCGCGGTAGCAGGATGCGCGACCGGTGCGAGTCACGAGGCCGACATCGCCGCCGCAGCGCGTTTCGGTCTTGAAACGGCGAAGGCATTCGGCGACGGCACCCTGCACTTCCACGACCAAACGGAATTCCGGCATCTGGTCTCGCTGTACGGATCGCTTGCACATTTTCAGACCCTCGGCATGCAAAGAAGCGGCAAGGAGTAA
- the pepE gene encoding dipeptidase PepE — translation MELLLLSNSTNKGDDYLGHAKALVEDFLAGIPELLFIPFALADHDGYTRTVQEALPFTSVRGIHDAPDPAAALAEAEAVFVGGGNTFRLTKTLQETALLAALRLAVRSGTTRYIGASAGTNIAAPTLRTTNDMPIVEPPSFETLGLVPFQINPHFLDADPSSTHAGESRETRLSEYLEENDIPVLGLREGTHLRVQADVAQDDRIVNVQAAVAGKAVSNASGPAVVFTRAAAPREVAGDVSWLFGQFDREPLGS, via the coding sequence TTGGAACTTCTGCTGCTCTCGAACTCAACCAACAAGGGAGACGACTACCTTGGGCACGCCAAGGCACTCGTCGAGGATTTTCTCGCCGGCATTCCGGAACTGCTCTTCATTCCGTTCGCGCTGGCCGACCACGACGGCTACACCCGGACGGTGCAGGAAGCATTGCCCTTCACATCCGTGCGCGGGATCCACGACGCTCCCGACCCTGCGGCGGCACTTGCGGAGGCTGAAGCCGTCTTCGTCGGCGGCGGCAACACATTCCGGCTTACCAAAACACTCCAGGAAACGGCTTTGCTGGCCGCGCTCCGCCTGGCGGTGCGGAGCGGCACCACGCGCTATATCGGCGCAAGCGCCGGTACGAACATCGCTGCGCCAACACTACGGACCACGAACGACATGCCGATCGTCGAACCGCCGAGCTTCGAAACACTCGGCCTGGTTCCCTTCCAGATCAATCCGCATTTTCTGGACGCCGACCCGTCCAGCACCCATGCCGGCGAGAGCCGGGAAACCCGCCTGTCCGAATACCTGGAGGAGAACGATATCCCGGTGCTCGGCCTGCGGGAGGGAACCCACCTGCGGGTGCAGGCCGATGTGGCTCAGGACGACCGGATCGTAAACGTGCAAGCGGCAGTAGCGGGCAAGGCAGTGTCGAATGCCTCCGGGCCAGCGGTTGTCTTTACCAGGGCCGCAGCCCCGCGGGAGGTCGCCGGCGATGTTTCCTGGCTGTTCGGGCAGTTCGACCGGGAACCGCTTGGCAGCTGA
- a CDS encoding cold-shock protein, which translates to MATGTVKWFNAEKGFGFIAPDDGGPDVFAHFSAIASSGYRSLDENQKVEFEITQGQKGPQAEDIRPL; encoded by the coding sequence ATCGCTACTGGCACTGTAAAATGGTTTAACGCTGAAAAGGGCTTTGGATTCATCGCCCCCGACGACGGTGGCCCCGATGTGTTCGCACACTTCTCGGCTATCGCCTCTTCCGGCTACCGCTCACTGGACGAAAACCAGAAGGTGGAGTTCGAGATCACCCAGGGCCAGAAGGGCCCTCAGGCGGAAGACATTCGCCCGCTGTAA